The following coding sequences lie in one Myxococcus xanthus genomic window:
- a CDS encoding DUF4142 domain-containing protein has product MEPLTTFDRAFLAAMVGDHDADIAKVMAGQQQFSGDAGLQALLGDTLPTLREHRQQAYRLLRQETPRQARRAPGGR; this is encoded by the coding sequence GTGGAGCCGCTGACAACGTTCGACCGCGCCTTCCTGGCCGCCATGGTGGGCGACCATGACGCGGACATCGCCAAGGTGATGGCGGGTCAGCAGCAGTTCTCCGGCGACGCCGGGCTGCAAGCGCTGCTCGGGGACACGCTGCCCACGCTGCGCGAACACCGGCAGCAGGCGTACCGGCTGCTGAGACAGGAAACGCCCCGCCAGGCACGCAGGGCTCCCGGCGGACGCTGA
- a CDS encoding PaaI family thioesterase — MTTMSESTTPPLAELVRQVRKTREYKRLTDAIPYTRFMGIGVENLAGEMLCRMAFNPRNIGNSLIPALHGGTLGALLESAAVFELLLQTNTERVPKVISLTVDFLRSGKPQDTFAKAFITRQGRRVANVRVDAWQDDRTRPIASAHALFLLSEQ, encoded by the coding sequence ATGACGACCATGTCCGAGTCCACGACGCCTCCCCTCGCCGAGTTGGTGCGCCAGGTGCGCAAGACGCGCGAGTACAAGCGCCTCACCGACGCCATCCCCTACACGCGTTTCATGGGCATCGGCGTGGAGAATCTCGCCGGCGAAATGCTCTGCCGCATGGCCTTCAACCCGAGGAACATCGGCAACAGCCTGATTCCCGCCCTGCACGGCGGCACGCTCGGCGCGCTGCTGGAATCCGCCGCCGTCTTCGAGCTGCTGCTGCAGACGAACACCGAGCGCGTGCCGAAGGTCATCTCGCTCACGGTGGACTTCCTTCGCTCGGGCAAACCGCAGGACACCTTCGCCAAGGCGTTCATCACCCGCCAGGGCCGGCGCGTGGCCAACGTCCGGGTGGATGCGTGGCAGGACGACCGCACGCGGCCCATCGCCAGCGCGCACGCGTTGTTCCTGCTGTCGGAGCAGTAG
- a CDS encoding PaaI family thioesterase: MSDDFTLPEDKAERMERCAIFYTDVVPHNHALGLRLVDVVAAEATVELPYAENLVGNPETGVIAGGAVTTLIDATCGTAVFLKLGRFAPLVTLDLRIDYLRPARPGIVLTCVAECYRLTRQVAFVRALVHQGDPGHPVASAQGTFMRTEE, translated from the coding sequence ATGTCGGACGACTTCACGCTTCCTGAAGACAAGGCCGAGCGGATGGAGCGCTGCGCGATCTTCTACACCGACGTCGTGCCCCACAATCACGCGCTGGGGCTGCGGCTGGTGGACGTCGTCGCCGCCGAGGCCACCGTCGAGCTGCCCTACGCGGAGAACCTCGTCGGAAACCCGGAAACCGGCGTCATCGCCGGCGGCGCGGTGACGACGCTCATCGACGCCACCTGCGGCACCGCCGTGTTCCTCAAGCTGGGCCGCTTCGCCCCGCTCGTCACGCTGGACCTGCGCATCGACTACCTGCGCCCCGCGCGGCCCGGCATCGTTCTCACCTGCGTGGCCGAGTGCTACCGGCTCACCCGCCAGGTGGCCTTCGTCCGCGCGCTCGTCCACCAGGGCGACCCGGGCCACCCCGTGGCTTCCGCCCAGGGCACCTTCATGCGGACAGAGGAATGA
- a CDS encoding amidohydrolase family protein, protein MKRLTSSLLAVLLMPAAPMAAQQAPAKPPAVRQDPPRPAPDTKDAARDAARAAEVDAPRPPSGEAAQKAEKEGGDTWKVDAPGFPARQVNIDVTEGTWMNVDVSPRGDEIVFDLLGDIYVLPMGGGEAKALTSGVAWDMQPRFSPDGKRIVFTSDRGGGDNIWVVDRDGSNARAVTEEKFRLLNSPAWSPDGQFIVARKHFTARRSLGAGEVWMYHRAGGEGVQLTERTNDQKDLGEPAFSPDGRHVYFSQDVSPGKSFEYNKDPNGQIYAIQRLDLETKEIEPFITGPGGAIRPTPSRDGKQLAFVRRVRAKSVLYVTDVASGAERSLYDGLDRDMQETWAIHGVYPGMAWTPDNKAIVFWAGGKLHRIDVATKKVTPIAFRVRGTRTIFEAVRSPQAVAPERFSTKMLRWVQVSPKGDRVVYQALGKLYVKELPAGTPRRLTKQDDHLEFYPSFSRDGRSIVYTTWDDEKLGTIRVVSATGGEGKVLTQQPGYYVEPAFSPDGKTLVYRASGDGYLMPGLWSRNTGLFAMPAGGGTPKRLARDGEQPHFGARSDRVYFLHVEHKEKEDVRSLKSIGLSGSEERTHLTSAEATELRVSPDERWVAFRENFNAFVVPFALGAKSASVGPGAKALPLAKVSRDAGEYLHWSGDSQRLHWALGPELFTRALKESFAFIDGAPEKLPEAPEKGVDLSFPVKADAPEGTLALVGGRVITMKGDEVIEQGVVVVRNNRIIAVGPVGKVQVPSGAKVVDVKGKTLMPGLIDVHWHGAMGMDGLMPEQSWVHASSLAFGVTTLHDPSNSSEEVFAASELARAGGVVAPRIFSTGTILYGASGAGYRAPIETVDDARSHLRRMKAMGAFSVKSYNQPRRDQRQKVLQAARELDMLVVPEGGSLLQHNLTMVVDGHTGVEHAIPVARIYADVKQLWGKSGTGYTPTLGVAYGGVWGENYWYQKTNVWEDERLLSFVPRRVVDSRSRRPSMHVPDDEFNHFAAATVARELSDAGVSVQLGAHGQREGLAAHWEVWMFGHGGMKPLQALRSATLSGARYLGLDGEIGSLEEGKLADLIVLDGNPLQDLKHSRSVRYTMVNGRLYDAATLNEVGTRQRPRAKFFFEKDGNEGWSPKATEHTHTHACD, encoded by the coding sequence GTGAAACGACTGACCTCCTCCCTCCTCGCCGTCCTGCTGATGCCCGCCGCGCCGATGGCCGCGCAGCAGGCTCCGGCGAAGCCTCCCGCGGTCCGGCAGGACCCGCCACGGCCGGCACCCGACACGAAGGACGCCGCGCGCGACGCGGCCCGCGCCGCCGAGGTAGACGCCCCGCGTCCGCCGTCCGGTGAGGCCGCGCAGAAGGCGGAGAAGGAAGGGGGAGACACCTGGAAGGTGGACGCGCCGGGCTTCCCCGCCCGCCAGGTGAACATCGACGTCACCGAGGGCACGTGGATGAACGTGGACGTCAGCCCGCGCGGAGACGAAATCGTCTTCGACCTGCTGGGGGACATCTACGTGCTGCCCATGGGCGGCGGCGAAGCGAAGGCGCTGACGTCCGGCGTCGCGTGGGACATGCAGCCGCGCTTCAGCCCGGACGGCAAGCGCATCGTCTTCACCAGTGACCGGGGCGGCGGAGACAACATCTGGGTGGTGGACCGGGACGGCTCGAATGCGCGGGCGGTGACGGAGGAGAAGTTCCGCCTGCTCAACAGCCCCGCGTGGAGCCCGGACGGGCAGTTCATCGTGGCGCGCAAGCACTTCACCGCGCGGCGCTCGCTGGGCGCGGGCGAGGTGTGGATGTACCACCGCGCCGGTGGCGAAGGCGTGCAGCTCACCGAGCGCACCAACGACCAGAAGGATTTGGGCGAGCCCGCCTTCTCCCCCGACGGACGCCACGTCTACTTCAGCCAGGACGTCTCGCCGGGGAAGAGCTTCGAATACAACAAGGACCCCAACGGCCAGATTTACGCCATCCAGCGGCTGGACCTGGAGACGAAGGAAATCGAGCCCTTCATCACGGGGCCGGGCGGTGCCATCCGCCCCACGCCGTCGCGTGACGGCAAGCAGCTGGCGTTCGTCCGCCGGGTGCGCGCCAAGAGCGTGCTCTACGTCACCGACGTGGCGTCCGGCGCGGAGCGCTCGCTGTACGACGGGCTCGACCGGGACATGCAGGAGACGTGGGCCATCCACGGCGTGTATCCGGGCATGGCGTGGACGCCGGACAACAAGGCGATTGTCTTCTGGGCGGGCGGCAAGCTGCACCGCATCGACGTGGCCACGAAGAAGGTGACGCCCATTGCCTTCCGCGTACGGGGCACGCGCACGATTTTCGAGGCCGTGCGCAGCCCGCAGGCGGTGGCCCCCGAGCGCTTCTCCACGAAGATGCTGCGCTGGGTGCAGGTGTCCCCCAAGGGGGATCGCGTGGTGTACCAGGCGCTGGGCAAGCTGTACGTGAAGGAGTTGCCCGCGGGTACGCCCCGGCGCCTGACGAAGCAGGACGACCACCTGGAGTTCTACCCGTCGTTCTCCCGGGACGGGCGCTCCATCGTCTACACGACGTGGGACGACGAGAAGCTGGGCACCATCCGCGTGGTGTCCGCCACCGGCGGCGAGGGCAAGGTGCTGACGCAGCAGCCGGGCTACTACGTGGAGCCCGCGTTCAGCCCGGATGGCAAGACGCTGGTGTACCGCGCGTCCGGGGACGGCTACCTGATGCCCGGGCTGTGGAGCCGGAACACGGGCCTGTTCGCCATGCCCGCGGGCGGCGGCACGCCGAAGCGCCTGGCGCGTGACGGTGAGCAGCCGCACTTCGGCGCGCGCTCGGACCGCGTCTATTTCCTGCACGTGGAGCACAAGGAGAAGGAGGACGTCCGCTCCCTGAAGAGCATCGGGCTGAGCGGGAGCGAGGAGCGCACGCACCTGACGAGCGCCGAGGCCACCGAGCTGCGCGTCTCCCCGGACGAGCGGTGGGTGGCGTTCCGGGAGAACTTCAACGCCTTCGTCGTCCCCTTCGCGCTGGGTGCGAAGTCGGCCTCGGTGGGGCCCGGCGCGAAGGCGCTGCCGCTGGCGAAGGTGAGCCGGGACGCGGGCGAGTACCTGCACTGGTCCGGCGACAGCCAGCGCCTGCACTGGGCGTTGGGGCCCGAGCTCTTCACGCGTGCGCTGAAGGAGAGCTTCGCCTTCATCGACGGTGCGCCGGAGAAGCTGCCGGAGGCGCCGGAGAAGGGCGTGGACCTCTCCTTCCCGGTGAAGGCGGACGCGCCGGAGGGCACGCTGGCCCTGGTGGGGGGCCGCGTCATCACCATGAAGGGTGACGAGGTCATCGAGCAGGGCGTGGTGGTGGTGCGAAACAACCGCATCATCGCCGTGGGCCCGGTGGGCAAGGTGCAGGTGCCGTCCGGGGCGAAGGTGGTGGATGTGAAGGGCAAGACGTTGATGCCCGGCCTCATCGACGTGCACTGGCACGGGGCCATGGGCATGGACGGGCTGATGCCCGAGCAGAGCTGGGTGCATGCGTCGTCCCTGGCCTTCGGCGTGACGACGCTGCACGACCCGTCCAACTCCTCGGAGGAGGTCTTCGCGGCCAGTGAGCTGGCCCGGGCGGGCGGCGTGGTGGCGCCGCGCATCTTCTCCACGGGCACCATCCTCTACGGCGCGTCCGGCGCGGGCTACCGCGCGCCCATTGAGACGGTGGACGACGCGCGCTCGCACCTGCGGCGGATGAAGGCCATGGGGGCCTTCAGTGTGAAGAGCTACAACCAGCCGCGCCGGGACCAGCGGCAGAAGGTGCTCCAGGCGGCGCGCGAGCTGGACATGCTGGTGGTGCCGGAGGGCGGCTCGCTGCTCCAGCACAACCTCACGATGGTGGTGGACGGGCACACCGGCGTGGAGCACGCGATTCCGGTGGCGCGCATCTACGCGGACGTGAAGCAGCTGTGGGGCAAGAGCGGCACCGGCTACACGCCGACGCTGGGCGTGGCCTACGGCGGCGTCTGGGGTGAGAACTACTGGTACCAGAAGACGAACGTGTGGGAGGACGAGCGCCTGTTGTCCTTCGTCCCGCGCCGGGTGGTGGATTCGCGCAGCCGCCGGCCGTCCATGCACGTGCCGGACGACGAGTTCAACCACTTCGCCGCCGCCACCGTGGCGCGTGAGCTGAGTGACGCGGGCGTGAGCGTGCAGCTGGGTGCGCACGGCCAGCGTGAAGGCCTGGCTGCGCACTGGGAGGTCTGGATGTTCGGCCATGGCGGCATGAAGCCGCTGCAGGCGCTGCGCTCGGCGACGCTGAGCGGGGCGCGCTACCTGGGCCTGGACGGGGAGATTGGCTCGCTGGAAGAGGGCAAGCTGGCGGACCTCATCGTGCTGGATGGCAATCCCTTGCAGGACCTCAAGCACAGCCGCTCGGTGCGCTACACCATGGTGAACGGGCGCCTGTACGACGCGGCCACGCTCAACGAGGTGGGGACGCGCCAGCGCCCGCGCGCGAAGTTCTTCTTCGAGAAGGACGGGAACGAAGGCTGGAGCCCCAAGGCCACGGAGCACACGCACACGCACGCGTGCGACTGA
- a CDS encoding macro domain-containing protein: MPVSVVEGDLLDQPVEAIVNAWNRNIIPWWLLLPQGVSGAIKRRGGVGPFREVAKAGPMPLGSAVVTSAGRLPFKAIIHVAGIDMLWRASERSIQDSVRNALAKAREQGLRSVAFPVIGAGSGSFNEARALELMRQVLGVEAGALDVSIVRFRP; the protein is encoded by the coding sequence ATGCCCGTCTCTGTCGTCGAAGGGGATTTGCTGGACCAGCCGGTGGAGGCCATCGTCAATGCCTGGAACCGGAACATCATCCCCTGGTGGCTGCTGTTGCCGCAGGGGGTGTCCGGCGCCATCAAGCGCCGGGGTGGGGTAGGGCCCTTCCGCGAGGTGGCGAAGGCGGGCCCCATGCCGCTGGGCTCGGCGGTGGTGACCTCCGCCGGGCGGTTGCCATTCAAAGCCATCATCCACGTCGCGGGCATCGACATGCTCTGGCGGGCCTCGGAGCGCTCCATCCAGGACTCCGTCCGCAATGCCCTGGCGAAGGCCCGCGAGCAGGGTTTGCGCTCCGTGGCCTTCCCTGTCATTGGTGCGGGCTCTGGCAGCTTCAATGAGGCGCGCGCGCTCGAGCTGATGCGCCAGGTCCTGGGCGTGGAAGCCGGCGCCCTCGACGTGAGCATCGTGCGCTTCCGGCCATAG